The Fibrobacter sp. UWH6 genome has a window encoding:
- a CDS encoding transposase, protein VHEGYGKEVLDIFMRELSEEQRKGVELVTCDGAKWIRSSIEEFLPNAERCVDSFHVVQWATDALDKVRVEAWREARKERCNPKRGRGRPTKDSVPKDRTAEGIKNSRYALGKAPENLNESQQRKIELIASRYPRLYRAYQLKEELRIILKMGYADARENLDRWLWRASHSRIGSVKDLYAKIKRNYDGILNTIRLGVSNARIEATNNKIKLLIRTAYGFRNMNNMLSLIMLSCAYVDVKIAYEWESESRESSSKAA, encoded by the coding sequence GTGCACGAGGGCTACGGGAAGGAGGTGCTGGACATCTTCATGAGGGAACTCAGCGAAGAGCAGCGCAAGGGCGTGGAGCTTGTGACTTGTGATGGCGCCAAGTGGATAAGGTCAAGCATCGAGGAGTTCCTGCCCAATGCCGAGCGGTGCGTGGACAGCTTCCATGTCGTACAGTGGGCGACGGATGCCCTGGACAAGGTCCGTGTGGAAGCCTGGAGGGAGGCCCGCAAGGAACGCTGCAATCCGAAACGGGGCCGAGGCAGGCCCACGAAGGATAGCGTCCCGAAGGACCGCACCGCGGAGGGGATAAAGAACTCCAGGTATGCTCTGGGCAAGGCTCCGGAGAACCTAAACGAAAGCCAGCAGAGAAAAATAGAGCTCATAGCCAGCCGCTATCCGCGTCTCTACAGGGCATACCAGCTCAAGGAGGAGCTGCGCATCATCCTGAAGATGGGCTATGCCGATGCCAGGGAAAATCTGGACAGGTGGCTGTGGCGTGCAAGCCACTCACGCATCGGCTCAGTAAAGGATCTGTACGCAAAGATCAAGCGTAACTACGACGGAATCCTCAACACAATCAGGCTGGGCGTGTCAAACGCAAGGATCGAGGCGACGAACAACAAGATAAAGCTACTGATACGGACTGCCTATGGCTTCAGGAATATGAACAACATGCTGTCGCTGATAATGTTGAGCTGTGCCTATGTAGATGTAAAGATAGCCTACGAATGGGAATCGGAATCGAGAGAATCATCTAGCAAGGCAGCCTAA
- a CDS encoding formate/nitrite transporter family protein, giving the protein MIKSIFAGLMISVGCVSFLSVDNKIAGTFLFSLGLYTIILLKFDLFTGKVGYLSTNRNLAYLKYLGKVWLGNLIGTTVGAATVAATRLTISTSALVAVKHNDNLLSLLILGVFCGMLMFIAVEGYKRCGNPLIVVLPVMGFILCGFEHCIADMFYFAFAIIKGIAGGIAGGNVATFGGVSEIGSTVLRLAVITIGNLIGGCLVCYASVNINKEA; this is encoded by the coding sequence ATGATTAAGTCTATTTTTGCCGGCCTGATGATTAGCGTGGGATGCGTCAGCTTCCTTTCTGTCGACAACAAGATTGCAGGAACATTCCTGTTTTCCCTGGGTCTTTACACCATCATCCTGCTAAAGTTCGACTTGTTCACCGGCAAGGTGGGTTACCTTTCTACAAATCGCAACCTGGCTTACCTAAAGTATCTGGGCAAGGTCTGGCTGGGCAACCTGATCGGCACTACCGTTGGGGCAGCCACCGTTGCGGCCACACGCCTTACCATCAGCACAAGCGCTCTGGTTGCGGTCAAGCACAACGACAATTTGCTGAGCCTTCTGATCTTGGGAGTCTTCTGCGGTATGCTCATGTTCATCGCCGTCGAAGGCTACAAGCGCTGCGGCAACCCGCTGATTGTCGTATTGCCTGTCATGGGATTTATCCTTTGCGGTTTTGAACACTGTATTGCCGACATGTTCTACTTTGCCTTCGCGATTATCAAGGGCATTGCAGGCGGTATCGCGGGCGGGAACGTTGCGACCTTCGGCGGTGTTAGTGAAATTGGCAGCACCGTGCTTCGTCTCGCCGTTATCACCATAGGTAACCTGATCGGCGGTTGTCTGGTTTGTTACGCCAGCGTGAACATCAACAAAGAAGCTTAG
- a CDS encoding bile acid:sodium symporter family protein, with the protein MLKVIRAVTRFLSTFTSLFVIACAVVAFFAPVTFAWVRGNVSSVILGIIMLSMGLTLRIEDFKNLAKRPLDICAGALAQYTIMPLVALCLTKVFGLDPYLAVGIILVGCCPGGVSSNVMSYLAKGDVAFSVGMTTVSTLLAPVMTPLLVLWLADTSINVNAVGMFLNILYVTIGPVMIGFLCNHFFGHRDGFKELQANMPSVSVIGLALIVGGVIVTVRPHLLANGITLLLLVLAVVFCHNALGYVLGYSVGRILKFNTAKKRTVAIEVGVQNAGMATVLAAGFFANPENIAAHPEAALCVVPCAISCAYHSISGTVLAGIFAKLDRKNSR; encoded by the coding sequence ATGCTTAAAGTAATCAGGGCGGTGACCCGTTTTCTTTCCACCTTTACTTCTCTCTTTGTAATCGCCTGCGCGGTGGTTGCCTTCTTTGCTCCTGTCACTTTCGCCTGGGTGCGTGGAAATGTTTCTTCCGTGATTCTCGGAATCATCATGCTGTCCATGGGCTTGACCCTTCGCATTGAGGATTTCAAGAACCTGGCGAAGCGCCCGCTGGACATTTGCGCTGGCGCCTTGGCTCAGTACACCATCATGCCGCTGGTTGCCCTGTGCCTTACGAAAGTTTTCGGACTGGATCCGTATCTCGCTGTAGGTATCATTCTGGTGGGCTGCTGCCCCGGTGGCGTCTCCAGCAATGTGATGAGCTACCTGGCGAAGGGCGATGTGGCTTTCTCCGTGGGAATGACGACCGTCAGCACCTTGCTCGCTCCCGTCATGACGCCGCTGCTGGTCTTGTGGCTTGCAGACACCAGCATCAACGTGAATGCAGTGGGCATGTTCCTGAACATTCTCTATGTGACCATCGGCCCCGTGATGATCGGTTTTCTCTGCAATCACTTTTTTGGACATCGCGACGGATTCAAGGAACTGCAGGCCAACATGCCAAGCGTCAGTGTCATTGGACTTGCGCTTATTGTGGGTGGCGTCATCGTGACGGTTCGCCCTCACTTGCTGGCAAACGGTATAACCCTTTTACTGCTGGTGCTTGCGGTGGTGTTCTGCCATAATGCGTTGGGCTATGTGCTGGGTTACAGTGTAGGTCGCATTCTTAAGTTCAATACCGCCAAGAAGCGTACCGTCGCTATTGAAGTTGGCGTGCAAAATGCGGGAATGGCTACCGTCCTCGCTGCTGGATTTTTCGCCAATCCCGAAAATATTGCGGCCCATCCTGAAGCCGCCCTGTGTGTGGTTCCCTGCGCTATCAGCTGTGCCTACCATTCCATTAGCGGTACGGTTCTTGCAGGAATCTTTGCAAAACTGGACAGGAAAAATTCCAGATAA
- a CDS encoding ADP-ribosylglycohydrolase family protein, translating into MTEQEKKMKEIFRKAASNICWGEMENKAPKLSLKKDTCLLGAIAGDTIGAPYEFDCNNIKTTEFPLFNRASEWTDDSVMTVAVAEAVMAGFAGGQPVGGQPDLEKTEKAMVASMQKWGQAFPYAGYGGNFRYWLVDRNPKPYNSWGNGSAMRVSAVGWAYDTLEDVEKFAEVSARVTHNHPEGIKGAKAVAAAIFLGRAGKSKEEILDYVERTYGYPISKMTCDKIRPTYHMDESCQNTVPQAFCAFREGNSFEEVARLAVSLGGDSDTLCCIACAMAEAVYGIPVEIQQETVNRLDERMLKMLIRFQKFVACK; encoded by the coding sequence ATGACAGAACAAGAAAAGAAAATGAAGGAAATTTTCCGCAAGGCTGCGAGTAACATTTGCTGGGGCGAAATGGAAAATAAAGCGCCGAAGTTAAGTTTAAAAAAGGACACCTGCCTTCTGGGGGCTATCGCTGGCGATACTATCGGGGCTCCCTACGAATTTGACTGCAACAACATCAAGACCACGGAATTCCCGCTGTTCAATCGTGCGTCGGAATGGACCGATGACAGCGTCATGACGGTGGCTGTGGCGGAAGCGGTAATGGCTGGATTCGCGGGCGGTCAACCTGTGGGCGGTCAACCCGACCTTGAAAAGACCGAAAAGGCTATGGTCGCTTCCATGCAAAAGTGGGGGCAGGCATTCCCCTATGCAGGCTACGGTGGAAATTTCCGTTACTGGCTGGTAGACAGGAATCCAAAGCCCTACAACAGCTGGGGAAACGGTTCCGCCATGCGAGTTTCTGCGGTGGGCTGGGCTTACGATACTCTGGAAGATGTGGAAAAATTTGCCGAGGTTTCTGCCCGCGTCACTCACAATCATCCCGAGGGAATCAAGGGCGCCAAGGCCGTGGCCGCCGCCATTTTCCTAGGTCGTGCAGGTAAGTCCAAGGAGGAAATCCTCGACTATGTGGAACGTACCTACGGATACCCCATCAGCAAGATGACCTGCGACAAGATCCGCCCCACCTACCATATGGATGAATCCTGCCAGAATACGGTGCCTCAGGCCTTCTGCGCCTTCCGTGAAGGGAACTCCTTCGAGGAAGTAGCCCGCCTGGCTGTTTCGTTGGGCGGCGACAGCGATACCCTCTGCTGTATCGCCTGCGCCATGGCCGAAGCTGTCTACGGCATTCCTGTAGAAATCCAGCAGGAGACCGTCAACCGCCTGGATGAACGAATGTTGAAAATGCTAATCCGGTTCCAGAAATTCGTGGCTTGCAAGTAA
- a CDS encoding ATP-binding protein, whose translation MSGRSSVRNKTLARTLEKVHVLEGWGSGFQRINTMCQEYGVALPEFTEIGDIFRVNFYRRQNSKIGDKSAINFKKMIVEYLAEHEEARSQEIADVIGLKISRTKDYITELVEEGKIVSNGANKNRTYSLKK comes from the coding sequence TTGAGTGGCCGCTCGTCCGTCCGTAACAAGACTCTTGCCCGCACTTTGGAAAAGGTTCATGTTCTCGAAGGATGGGGGTCCGGTTTCCAGCGAATTAATACGATGTGTCAGGAATACGGCGTAGCTCTCCCTGAATTCACCGAAATCGGAGACATATTTCGAGTGAACTTTTATCGCCGACAGAATTCAAAAATCGGCGATAAATCGGCGATAAATTTCAAGAAAATGATTGTCGAATACCTTGCTGAACACGAAGAAGCCCGGTCTCAAGAAATTGCAGATGTTATTGGTTTGAAGATTTCTCGTACCAAGGACTATATCACAGAACTTGTAGAAGAAGGCAAAATTGTCTCCAACGGAGCGAACAAGAATAGGACATATTCTTTGAAAAAGTGA
- a CDS encoding DUF3800 domain-containing protein gives MTEYNFYCDESCHLEHDNSNVMVLGGVWCPKEKRHQINGRIKEIKIRNNVPVQAELKWTKISPSKIQVYIDLMEYFFDETDLHFRGLLIPDKKKLNHQMFNQTHDEWYYKMYFSMLKAMLVPTDTYNIFIDIKDTHSAERAKKLWSVISNSMYDFSKRIIKQVKPIRSDEVQIMQITDVLTGAFGYNNRVFGDSEKRSVAKRRIIELIQKRSGYTLQKSTLLREDKLNLFVWKSRNDQE, from the coding sequence ATGACTGAATACAATTTCTATTGTGATGAAAGCTGCCATTTGGAACATGACAATAGCAATGTCATGGTTCTAGGGGGCGTGTGGTGTCCAAAGGAAAAACGGCACCAGATTAACGGACGAATAAAGGAAATAAAGATTCGCAACAATGTTCCTGTGCAGGCTGAATTGAAGTGGACAAAAATCTCACCTTCCAAAATTCAGGTCTATATAGACTTGATGGAGTATTTTTTTGATGAAACGGATTTACATTTTAGAGGACTCTTGATTCCCGACAAAAAGAAATTGAACCACCAAATGTTCAACCAGACTCATGATGAGTGGTATTACAAGATGTATTTTAGCATGTTGAAGGCCATGCTTGTTCCGACAGATACATACAATATTTTTATTGATATAAAGGATACGCATTCAGCGGAAAGGGCTAAAAAACTTTGGAGTGTGATTTCCAATTCAATGTATGATTTTTCAAAGAGAATTATTAAGCAGGTGAAACCTATAAGGTCTGATGAAGTTCAAATAATGCAAATTACAGATGTTTTAACAGGAGCCTTTGGCTATAACAATAGAGTTTTTGGTGATTCTGAAAAACGGAGTGTGGCCAAAAGGAGGATTATAGAGCTTATTCAAAAAAGATCAGGATATACTTTGCAAAAATCCACCCTCCTTCGTGAGGATAAGTTGAATTTGTTTGTGTGGAAATCTCGTAATGACCAGGAATAA